From a region of the Geothrix sp. 21YS21S-2 genome:
- a CDS encoding 2-oxoacid:ferredoxin oxidoreductase subunit beta, translating to MTTATIPTNKIGLTRQDYVGAKSTLCPGCGHDAITAQIIQAAWEMNLEPHRVAKLSGIGCSSKTPTYFMSQAWGFNSVHGRAAAVCTGAALANRSLINILASGDGDSMSIGMGQLVHMIRRNVPVVYILEDNGVYGLTKGQFSATADVGSTLKHGDVNEITPIDPCTLAMELGCGFVARSFSGNPKQLGTILKAALAYEGTALIDVISPCVTFNNHDSSTKSYKNAKDREMPLQELGFVPYYDAEEVEIEAGEAMEVGLPDGSRLTFRAIDKDFDPTDRFAAMKAVHEAHDRGEFLTGILHIKTGKPILHDFTHTVDDVLATIPQARVKPGPEVLAECMRELM from the coding sequence ATGACCACCGCCACCATCCCCACCAACAAGATCGGCCTCACCCGGCAGGACTACGTGGGCGCCAAGTCCACCCTGTGTCCCGGCTGCGGCCACGACGCCATCACCGCCCAGATCATCCAGGCCGCCTGGGAGATGAACCTCGAGCCCCACCGCGTCGCCAAGCTCAGCGGCATCGGCTGCTCCAGCAAGACCCCCACCTACTTCATGAGCCAGGCCTGGGGCTTCAACTCCGTCCACGGCCGCGCCGCGGCCGTGTGCACCGGCGCCGCGCTGGCCAACCGGAGCCTCATCAACATCCTCGCCAGCGGCGACGGCGATTCCATGTCCATCGGCATGGGCCAGCTGGTGCACATGATCCGGCGCAACGTGCCGGTCGTGTACATCCTGGAGGACAACGGCGTCTACGGCCTCACCAAGGGCCAGTTCAGCGCCACCGCCGACGTCGGCTCCACCCTCAAGCACGGCGACGTGAACGAGATCACGCCCATCGATCCCTGCACCCTGGCCATGGAGCTGGGCTGCGGCTTCGTCGCGCGCAGCTTCAGCGGGAACCCCAAGCAGCTGGGCACCATCCTCAAGGCCGCGCTCGCCTACGAGGGCACCGCCCTCATCGACGTCATCAGCCCCTGCGTGACCTTCAACAACCACGACAGCTCCACCAAGTCCTACAAGAACGCCAAGGACCGGGAGATGCCCCTGCAGGAGCTGGGCTTCGTGCCCTACTACGACGCCGAGGAAGTGGAGATCGAGGCCGGCGAGGCCATGGAGGTGGGCCTTCCCGACGGGTCCCGCCTGACCTTCCGGGCCATCGACAAGGACTTCGACCCCACCGACCGCTTCGCGGCCATGAAGGCCGTGCACGAGGCCCACGACCGGGGCGAGTTCCTCACCGGCATCCTGCACATCAAGACCGGCAAGCCCATCCTCCACGACTTCACCCACACCGTGGACGACGTCCTGGCCACGATCCCCCAGGCCCGGGTCAAGCCCGGCCCCGAGGTGCTGGCCGAGTGCATGCGGGAGCTGATGTAG
- a CDS encoding 2-oxoacid:acceptor oxidoreductase subunit alpha, with product MLTQSATLEAVDGGTLVNDFSIEVATVNGSGSQTANIVLMRTIFQMGVPVSGKNLFPSNIAGLPTWFQIRANHKGYKARKAGIDLMICMNPETAKEDVAKVRPGTLLIYDDPLKLDALRSDLSFCAVPFQKLVAAACPEPKLHKLVKNMIYVGVAAQLLGLDMDEVKAAIAKQLDGKQKAIDLNQGAVQAGYDWAAAEAPRQTRLKIVRDDKTKGQIIIDGNTACALGAMFAGVTVVAWYPITPSSSAIENLIDYAKVYRKDPATGKLNVAIVQMEDEIASAGVVVGAGWAGARAMTATSGPGISLMSEFIGLGYFAECPGVFLDVTRMGPSTGLPTRTSQGDVELCAKCSHGDTLHICLYPGTMEECFQFTYQAFDLAERYQTPVFVVSDLDLGMQNWASQPFAYPEGDFDRGKVLDEDQLKVIQDWGRYKDVDGDGICQRTLPGTPGGKGAYFARGTGHNPYALYSEKPEEFLATVDRLKKKFMNARASVPEPLLTGPGVQRGILAYGSSDPAVAEARDLLTELHGKDTDYLRVRALPFTDAVEAFIASHDVVYVVEQNRDGQMTNLLREFFPQHSTRMKKVLHYDSTAITAQTIVDQINASEN from the coding sequence ATGCTCACGCAATCCGCCACTCTGGAAGCCGTCGACGGGGGAACCCTGGTCAACGATTTTTCGATCGAGGTGGCCACCGTCAATGGTTCCGGCTCCCAGACCGCGAACATCGTGCTCATGCGCACGATCTTCCAGATGGGCGTCCCGGTTTCCGGCAAGAACCTGTTCCCCTCGAACATCGCCGGCCTGCCCACCTGGTTCCAGATCCGGGCCAACCACAAGGGCTACAAGGCCCGCAAGGCCGGCATCGACCTGATGATCTGCATGAACCCCGAGACGGCCAAGGAGGACGTGGCCAAGGTGCGGCCGGGCACGCTGCTCATCTACGACGATCCGCTCAAGCTGGACGCCCTGAGGTCCGACCTCAGCTTCTGCGCCGTCCCCTTCCAGAAGCTGGTCGCCGCCGCCTGTCCCGAGCCCAAGCTCCACAAGCTGGTGAAGAACATGATCTACGTGGGCGTGGCCGCGCAGCTGCTGGGGCTGGACATGGACGAGGTGAAGGCCGCCATCGCCAAGCAGCTGGACGGCAAGCAGAAGGCCATCGACCTGAACCAGGGAGCCGTTCAGGCCGGCTATGACTGGGCCGCCGCCGAGGCGCCCCGCCAGACCCGCCTGAAGATCGTTCGCGACGACAAGACCAAGGGCCAGATCATCATCGACGGCAACACCGCCTGCGCCCTGGGCGCCATGTTCGCCGGCGTCACGGTTGTGGCCTGGTATCCCATCACCCCCAGCTCCTCGGCCATCGAGAACCTCATCGACTACGCCAAGGTCTACCGCAAGGATCCCGCCACCGGCAAGCTGAACGTCGCCATCGTCCAGATGGAGGACGAGATCGCCTCCGCCGGCGTGGTGGTGGGCGCGGGCTGGGCCGGGGCGCGGGCCATGACGGCCACCTCGGGTCCGGGCATCTCCCTCATGAGCGAGTTCATCGGCCTGGGCTACTTCGCGGAATGCCCCGGCGTCTTCCTGGACGTCACGCGCATGGGCCCCTCCACGGGCCTGCCCACCCGCACCAGCCAGGGCGACGTGGAGCTCTGCGCCAAGTGCAGCCACGGCGACACCCTCCACATCTGCCTCTACCCCGGCACCATGGAGGAGTGCTTCCAGTTCACGTACCAGGCCTTCGACCTGGCCGAGCGCTACCAGACGCCGGTCTTCGTGGTCTCGGACCTGGACCTGGGCATGCAGAACTGGGCCTCGCAGCCCTTCGCCTACCCCGAGGGCGACTTCGACCGGGGCAAGGTCCTGGACGAGGATCAGCTCAAGGTCATCCAGGACTGGGGCCGCTACAAGGATGTGGACGGCGACGGCATCTGCCAGCGCACCCTCCCCGGCACCCCCGGCGGCAAGGGGGCCTACTTCGCCCGCGGCACCGGCCACAACCCCTACGCCCTCTACTCCGAGAAGCCCGAGGAGTTCCTGGCGACGGTGGACCGCCTCAAGAAGAAATTCATGAACGCCCGCGCCTCCGTGCCGGAGCCCCTGCTCACCGGTCCCGGCGTGCAGCGCGGCATCCTGGCCTACGGGTCCAGCGATCCCGCCGTGGCCGAGGCCCGGGACCTGCTGACGGAACTCCACGGCAAGGACACCGACTACCTGCGGGTGAGGGCCCTGCCCTTCACCGACGCCGTGGAGGCCTTCATCGCCTCCCACGACGTGGTCTACGTCGTCGAGCAGAACCGGGACGGCCAGATGACGAACCTGCTGCGGGAGTTCTTCCCCCAGCACTCCACGCGGATGAAGAAGGTCCTGCACTACGACTCGACCGCCATCACCGCCCAGACCATCGTCGACCAGATCAACGCCTCCGAGAACTGA
- the lexA gene encoding transcriptional repressor LexA has translation MDLTKRQLAVLQFIRKFLETEERSPTLKEIAEGVGSSAVSTIHKHVQHLMDKGFLDRSHGKGNNIVLAQEPAAAPRELSSSEWGHDDGKRARSVPFCGDVAAGQPLLPESRAIPLEVPNCIHRERQELFVLRVRGDSMVEDSILDGDLVVLQRRGDYRNGDRVVALIDGEEATLKEFRKDPQGVWLIPHNPDLSPKCFAPERIAIQGVLVGVMRSC, from the coding sequence ATGGACCTTACAAAACGCCAACTTGCGGTGCTCCAGTTCATTCGGAAGTTTCTCGAAACCGAAGAGCGGAGCCCCACCCTCAAGGAAATCGCCGAGGGTGTCGGTTCCAGCGCTGTAAGCACCATTCATAAACATGTCCAGCACCTGATGGATAAGGGATTCCTGGACCGCAGCCATGGGAAGGGCAACAACATCGTCCTCGCCCAGGAACCGGCCGCGGCGCCCCGGGAGCTCTCCTCCAGCGAGTGGGGCCATGACGACGGGAAGCGCGCCAGGTCCGTCCCGTTCTGCGGCGACGTGGCCGCCGGCCAGCCTCTCCTGCCCGAATCCCGGGCCATCCCCCTCGAGGTGCCCAACTGCATCCACCGGGAACGGCAGGAGCTTTTCGTCCTGCGGGTGCGCGGGGATTCCATGGTGGAGGACTCCATCCTGGACGGGGATCTGGTGGTGCTCCAGCGCCGCGGCGACTACCGGAACGGGGACCGCGTGGTGGCCCTCATCGACGGCGAGGAGGCCACCCTGAAGGAGTTCCGGAAGGACCCCCAGGGCGTCTGGCTCATTCCCCACAACCCCGATCTCTCGCCCAAATGTTTCGCGCCCGAGCGCATCGCCATCCAGGGTGTCCTGGTCGGAGTCATGCGCAGCTGCTGA
- a CDS encoding outer-membrane lipoprotein carrier protein LolA: MRQVLALATALLGAQALPAAEPPAWWKAFTGAPRVEAGFVQESDSAVFGKLKRTGILRLAKGGRLRVEYRKGLLLVADGRKLIQYDAEARTAQKVDLRSAAKDAPLLYVLLDPAALDQVFTVKAGSVPDAFTLEPRKPGLPKVRLEGKGGMPLRISWVDPTGANQVLEFLSPHVPAPFDAATFTFKPPAGTRWINN, translated from the coding sequence ATGCGGCAAGTGCTGGCCCTCGCGACCGCCCTCCTCGGGGCCCAGGCCCTGCCGGCGGCGGAACCCCCCGCCTGGTGGAAGGCCTTCACCGGCGCCCCCCGCGTGGAGGCGGGCTTCGTCCAGGAGTCCGACAGCGCCGTCTTCGGCAAGCTCAAGCGCACCGGCATCCTCCGCCTGGCCAAGGGCGGTCGCCTTCGGGTGGAGTACCGCAAGGGCCTCCTGCTCGTGGCCGACGGCCGCAAGCTCATCCAGTACGACGCCGAGGCCCGCACCGCCCAGAAGGTGGACCTGCGCAGCGCGGCCAAGGACGCGCCCCTCCTGTACGTCCTGCTGGACCCCGCCGCCCTGGACCAGGTCTTCACGGTCAAGGCCGGATCCGTGCCGGACGCCTTCACCCTGGAGCCCCGCAAGCCCGGGCTGCCCAAGGTGCGGCTGGAAGGGAAGGGGGGCATGCCCCTGCGCATCAGCTGGGTGGATCCCACCGGGGCGAACCAGGTGCTGGAGTTCCTGTCGCCCCACGTGCCCGCGCCCTTCGACGCGGCGACCTTCACCTTCAAGCCCCCCGCGGGGACCCGGTGGATCAACAACTAG
- a CDS encoding cobalamin B12-binding domain-containing protein, with amino-acid sequence MASSPIRVIIAKPGLDGHDRGAKVVARALRDAGMEVIYTGLRQTPAQIVAAVEQEDAQVLGMSILSGAHNQIFPEVMRLMKEKGIDDVLVFAGGIIPDEDIPALKDLGIQAIFQPGTNTDDVVAFINKALA; translated from the coding sequence ATGGCCTCTTCCCCCATTCGTGTGATCATCGCCAAACCCGGCCTCGACGGGCACGACCGCGGCGCCAAGGTCGTCGCCCGGGCCCTTCGGGACGCGGGCATGGAGGTGATCTACACGGGCCTGCGGCAGACGCCCGCCCAGATCGTGGCCGCCGTGGAGCAGGAGGACGCGCAGGTCCTGGGGATGAGCATCCTCAGCGGCGCGCACAACCAGATCTTCCCCGAGGTCATGCGCCTCATGAAGGAGAAGGGCATCGACGACGTGCTGGTGTTCGCGGGCGGAATCATCCCCGACGAGGACATCCCCGCGCTGAAGGACCTGGGCATCCAGGCCATCTTCCAGCCCGGGACGAACACCGACGACGTGGTGGCCTTCATCAACAAGGCCCTTGCCTAG
- a CDS encoding peptidylprolyl isomerase, whose protein sequence is MRKVLTVLFLALPLLAAKPKVEITTTAGAFTVELEPDATPVTVANFMNYVKKGFYPGTIFHRVKKSAPAIIQGGGHTPDLAKKPTDASIKCEADLAKAKGLSNVRGTIAMARESLPDSAKAQFYINVKDNKALDFKARNLADFGYCVFGRVIKGMNVVDKIAAAKTSTQKTMTDVPVNPVTITAVKEVQ, encoded by the coding sequence GTGCGAAAAGTCCTGACCGTCCTCTTCCTGGCCCTGCCCCTCCTCGCGGCCAAGCCCAAGGTGGAGATCACCACCACCGCCGGCGCCTTCACCGTGGAGCTCGAGCCCGACGCGACGCCCGTGACCGTGGCCAATTTCATGAACTACGTGAAGAAGGGCTTCTACCCCGGCACCATCTTCCACCGGGTGAAGAAGTCCGCCCCCGCCATCATCCAGGGCGGCGGCCACACCCCCGACCTGGCCAAGAAGCCCACCGACGCCTCCATCAAGTGCGAGGCCGACCTGGCCAAGGCCAAGGGGCTCAGCAACGTGCGCGGCACCATCGCCATGGCCCGGGAGAGCCTGCCCGACAGCGCCAAGGCCCAGTTCTACATCAACGTGAAGGACAACAAGGCCCTGGACTTCAAGGCCCGCAACCTCGCCGACTTCGGCTACTGCGTGTTCGGCAGGGTCATCAAGGGCATGAACGTGGTGGACAAGATCGCCGCCGCCAAGACCAGCACCCAGAAGACCATGACGGACGTCCCCGTGAACCCCGTGACCATCACGGCGGTCAAGGAAGTGCAGTAA
- a CDS encoding NAD(P)H-hydrate dehydratase, with protein sequence MIPLLTAQEMRDLEHRSIQGWGVPSLVLQEHAALGALALLPAGGPLHVLAGPGNNGGDALALARLARLRGREVEVWTLDPAPAWKGDAALQARLWTGLGGTFRHAADPREAAAGFRGWVVDGLFGLGTRLPLEGPARAWVEALEGARVLALDLPSGLDPGSAEPAGPAIRATRTAAFGHLKICHGLRPARDFCGEITLVPIPLHGAPEAGMRLLERPRPRPSRWDGHKRDFGHVAIRAGTPGMSGAAVLAALGALRMGAGLVTVLTDAAVRAEVACQVPEAMVRAWDGALPEGVDALLAGPGGVADVPAWDGPLVVDASALKAGEGPRWMDRESTVITPHPGEFERLFGPGGGRTVRAREVALGPGVLVLKGAQTLVAGGGLAEVWVNPTGHPGLATGGSGDFLAGMVAASAAAWRRNPAGRTLRQAAADAVWLHGAAADRLGPGPILIRDLGPSLAALLRDIHSEDDHA encoded by the coding sequence ATGATCCCGCTTCTGACCGCCCAGGAAATGAGGGACCTGGAACACAGGTCCATCCAGGGCTGGGGCGTGCCCTCCCTCGTGCTCCAGGAGCACGCGGCCCTGGGCGCGCTGGCGCTGCTGCCCGCCGGCGGTCCCCTCCACGTGCTGGCCGGTCCCGGCAACAACGGCGGCGACGCCCTGGCCCTGGCGCGCCTGGCGCGGCTCCGCGGCCGGGAGGTGGAGGTCTGGACGCTGGACCCCGCACCCGCCTGGAAGGGCGACGCGGCCCTCCAGGCCCGCCTGTGGACCGGCCTGGGCGGAACCTTCCGCCACGCCGCCGACCCGCGGGAGGCCGCCGCCGGCTTCCGGGGCTGGGTGGTGGACGGACTCTTCGGCCTGGGCACGCGCCTGCCGCTGGAGGGTCCCGCCCGCGCCTGGGTGGAGGCCCTGGAAGGGGCCCGGGTGTTGGCCCTGGACCTGCCTTCGGGCCTCGACCCGGGCTCGGCAGAACCCGCCGGCCCCGCCATCCGGGCCACCCGCACCGCGGCCTTCGGCCACCTGAAGATCTGCCACGGCCTTCGCCCGGCCCGGGACTTCTGCGGGGAGATCACCCTCGTCCCCATCCCCCTGCACGGCGCCCCCGAGGCCGGGATGCGTCTCCTGGAGCGCCCCCGGCCCCGTCCCTCGCGCTGGGACGGCCACAAGCGGGACTTCGGCCATGTTGCCATCCGCGCCGGCACCCCGGGGATGTCGGGGGCCGCCGTCCTGGCGGCCCTGGGCGCCCTGCGCATGGGGGCGGGCCTGGTGACGGTGCTCACCGACGCCGCCGTGCGCGCCGAGGTGGCCTGCCAGGTGCCGGAGGCCATGGTGCGCGCATGGGACGGCGCCCTGCCCGAAGGCGTCGACGCGCTGCTCGCGGGTCCCGGGGGCGTGGCGGACGTGCCCGCCTGGGACGGCCCCCTGGTGGTGGACGCCTCGGCCCTCAAGGCCGGGGAGGGCCCGCGCTGGATGGACCGGGAATCCACCGTCATCACGCCCCACCCCGGCGAATTCGAGCGGCTCTTCGGGCCCGGCGGCGGCCGGACGGTCCGGGCCCGGGAGGTGGCCCTGGGGCCGGGAGTCCTCGTCCTCAAGGGCGCCCAGACCCTCGTGGCCGGGGGCGGCCTGGCCGAGGTCTGGGTGAACCCCACGGGCCATCCCGGCCTCGCCACGGGCGGCTCCGGGGACTTCCTGGCCGGCATGGTGGCGGCGTCGGCGGCGGCCTGGCGCCGGAACCCCGCCGGGCGCACCCTGCGCCAGGCCGCGGCGGACGCGGTTTGGCTCCACGGCGCCGCCGCGGACCGGCTGGGGCCGGGGCCCATCCTCATCCGCGACCTGGGCCCGTCCCTGGCCGCGCTGCTGCGGGACATCCATTCGGAGGACGACCATGCCTGA
- the tsaE gene encoding tRNA (adenosine(37)-N6)-threonylcarbamoyltransferase complex ATPase subunit type 1 TsaE: MPETRLLREEGATEALGAELARLTPPGGTWLLRGPLGAGKTTWTRGFVAGLGGDPDQVASPTYAVLHRYACPGAQIHHLDLYRLGEAGAWTLGLEETVTPADYLVVEWAGGPGPWPTDWVADLELDGEGDERTATWSLPLSK, from the coding sequence ATGCCTGAGACACGCCTCCTGCGGGAGGAAGGGGCCACGGAGGCCCTGGGGGCCGAGCTGGCCCGGCTGACGCCCCCGGGCGGCACGTGGCTCCTGCGGGGCCCCCTGGGCGCCGGCAAGACCACCTGGACCCGCGGCTTCGTGGCCGGCCTGGGGGGCGACCCCGACCAGGTGGCCTCCCCCACCTACGCCGTGCTCCACCGCTACGCCTGCCCCGGCGCGCAGATCCATCACCTGGACCTGTACCGCCTTGGGGAGGCCGGCGCCTGGACCCTGGGCCTGGAGGAGACCGTGACGCCGGCCGACTACCTGGTGGTGGAATGGGCGGGCGGCCCCGGCCCCTGGCCCACCGACTGGGTGGCCGACCTGGAGCTGGACGGAGAAGGGGACGAGCGTACCGCCACCTGGAGCCTCCCTCTCTCGAAATGA
- a CDS encoding DUF3943 domain-containing protein: protein MPTRRIERRFLIPVLHAAVALSAWSAARAGDITGCVKDRSSQAPVAGALVTVMPAGTSAVGGTATTDAEGRYTVRLPGPGSFTVVVSKEGYADLKAGDVIELTEAAPDHRQDISITRQGAFKEQGRTVPGAMSWETGARKSYLVPALEIPSFLLALNGFDRLAHPNDREDGKRVYSSTFTSMRDHAFHGPWVVDTDAFAMNQFMHPYTGTVYHTFARSSGLTYWEALLYDQAGSFLWETGGETTKPSYNDQIATGIGGSFFGEVLFRLSNLMLESKGRDPGFWNRTAAALLAPAAAINRFAFGTRFKPVFPSNNPALRWRLQLGGSLHSNLVSQGVATTTRRNEATLDFSLDYGLPGKGTYTYDRPFDYFQFEFRTLGKMSNPVDSIMIRGLLYGAGYELGDDLQGIWGLYGGYDYIAPTIFRVASTSVSVGTTLQWQPAPAISFQGSLLGGFGYAAAGNVAQVGDRDYHFGIAPQGLAAFRFILGDVVMFDLTGRRYYITGTGGNDPGGREAIERLNLGLTFRIYHRHALGIQYIASRRDAHYPDRADSRQTVGTVALVYSLLGFAGFGATR from the coding sequence ATGCCAACCAGACGGATCGAACGCAGGTTCCTCATCCCGGTGCTCCACGCCGCGGTGGCGCTCTCGGCCTGGAGCGCCGCCCGGGCCGGGGACATCACGGGCTGCGTGAAGGACCGGTCCAGCCAGGCCCCGGTGGCGGGCGCCCTGGTCACGGTCATGCCCGCGGGCACCAGCGCGGTGGGGGGCACCGCCACCACGGATGCGGAGGGCCGCTACACCGTGCGCCTCCCGGGACCGGGCTCGTTCACCGTCGTGGTCTCGAAGGAGGGCTACGCCGACCTGAAGGCCGGCGACGTCATCGAGCTGACCGAGGCTGCGCCGGACCACCGGCAGGACATCTCCATCACCCGGCAGGGCGCCTTCAAGGAACAGGGCCGTACCGTCCCCGGGGCCATGTCCTGGGAGACCGGCGCCCGGAAGAGCTACCTCGTACCGGCCCTGGAAATCCCGTCCTTCCTCCTTGCGCTCAACGGCTTCGACCGTCTCGCCCACCCCAACGACCGCGAGGACGGCAAGCGGGTCTACAGCTCCACCTTCACCTCCATGCGGGACCACGCCTTCCACGGACCCTGGGTGGTGGACACCGACGCCTTCGCCATGAACCAGTTCATGCATCCCTACACGGGCACCGTCTACCACACCTTCGCCCGGTCCTCGGGCCTCACCTACTGGGAGGCGCTCCTCTACGACCAGGCCGGGAGCTTCCTGTGGGAGACCGGAGGGGAGACCACCAAGCCGTCCTACAACGACCAGATCGCCACGGGCATCGGCGGGAGCTTCTTCGGGGAGGTGCTCTTCCGGCTCTCCAACCTCATGCTGGAGAGCAAGGGCAGGGACCCCGGGTTCTGGAACCGGACCGCCGCCGCGCTGCTGGCCCCGGCCGCGGCCATCAACCGCTTCGCCTTCGGCACCCGGTTCAAGCCGGTGTTCCCCAGCAACAACCCCGCCCTCCGGTGGCGGTTGCAGCTGGGCGGCAGCCTCCACTCGAACCTGGTCAGCCAGGGCGTGGCCACCACCACCCGCCGCAACGAGGCCACCCTGGACTTCTCCCTGGACTACGGACTGCCCGGCAAGGGGACGTACACCTACGACCGGCCCTTCGACTACTTCCAGTTCGAGTTCCGCACCCTCGGCAAGATGAGCAATCCCGTCGACAGCATCATGATCCGGGGCCTGCTCTACGGCGCCGGCTACGAGCTGGGGGACGACCTGCAGGGCATCTGGGGACTCTACGGGGGCTACGACTACATCGCGCCCACCATCTTCCGGGTGGCGAGCACCTCGGTCTCGGTGGGCACCACCCTCCAGTGGCAACCGGCCCCGGCGATCTCCTTCCAGGGCTCCCTCCTCGGCGGCTTCGGCTACGCCGCGGCCGGCAACGTCGCCCAGGTGGGGGACCGGGACTACCACTTCGGAATCGCGCCCCAGGGCCTGGCCGCCTTCCGGTTCATCCTTGGCGACGTGGTGATGTTCGATCTGACGGGGCGGCGCTACTACATCACCGGCACCGGGGGCAACGATCCCGGCGGCCGGGAGGCCATCGAGCGCCTCAACCTCGGCCTCACCTTCCGGATCTACCACCGCCATGCCCTGGGCATCCAGTACATCGCCTCCAGGCGGGACGCCCACTACCCGGACCGCGCCGACAGCCGGCAGACGGTGGGGACCGTGGCCCTGGTATACAGCCTTCTGGGCTTCGCGGGGTTCGGCGCGACCCGGTGA
- a CDS encoding phosphatase PAP2 family protein: MPSPPGATGPIDRPSNLPRLLLSDTRRVLGSRWDRQDWLLAGAGAAAILGTALLLDHPLDRSMARSGSLHDWDRAAKAVEPLGSAPGALMAIGVYLAGTAFHAPEVRATGTDAMLAVAISELAFVVPLKLLAGRSRPSANRGTHDLHPFSGGASFPSGHTTVSFALASVIAGHADRPWVSWTAYGLAGLVGVARMEQRSHFLSDVTAGALAGAFVGKVVVAHNQGLRHPGITVSLAPALLQGGYGMTLAARF, translated from the coding sequence TTGCCATCCCCTCCCGGGGCAACGGGCCCCATCGACCGGCCCTCGAACCTTCCCAGGCTGCTCCTGTCGGACACCCGGCGGGTCCTGGGCTCCAGGTGGGACCGCCAGGACTGGCTGCTGGCGGGGGCTGGCGCCGCCGCCATCCTCGGCACGGCCCTCCTCCTGGACCATCCCCTGGACCGGTCCATGGCCCGCTCCGGCAGTCTCCACGACTGGGACCGCGCCGCCAAGGCCGTGGAGCCCCTCGGCAGCGCTCCGGGCGCCCTGATGGCCATCGGCGTCTACCTCGCCGGCACCGCCTTCCATGCTCCCGAAGTGCGGGCCACGGGCACCGACGCCATGCTGGCCGTCGCGATCTCGGAACTGGCCTTCGTGGTCCCGCTCAAGCTCCTGGCGGGCCGCTCCAGGCCCAGCGCCAACCGGGGAACCCATGACCTCCATCCCTTCTCCGGGGGAGCCTCCTTCCCTTCCGGGCACACGACCGTATCCTTCGCGCTGGCCTCCGTCATCGCCGGGCATGCGGACCGGCCCTGGGTCTCCTGGACCGCCTACGGCCTGGCCGGCCTGGTGGGCGTGGCCCGCATGGAGCAGCGCAGCCATTTCCTTTCGGATGTCACGGCGGGCGCCCTGGCCGGCGCCTTCGTGGGCAAGGTGGTCGTCGCCCACAACCAGGGGCTGCGGCATCCCGGAATCACGGTGTCCCTGGCGCCCGCACTCCTCCAGGGGGGCTACGGGATGACCCTTGCGGCCCGGTTCTGA
- a CDS encoding Thivi_2564 family membrane protein — protein sequence MPLINLVIILCVVGVLLWLINTYIPMQSTIKRIINIVVIIAVVIWLLSVFGIISNIGDVRVGHSGRYR from the coding sequence ATGCCGCTCATCAACCTCGTCATCATCCTGTGCGTGGTCGGAGTCCTGCTCTGGCTCATCAACACCTACATCCCCATGCAGTCGACCATCAAACGGATCATCAACATCGTGGTCATCATCGCGGTCGTGATCTGGCTGCTGTCGGTCTTCGGGATCATCTCCAACATCGGGGATGTGCGGGTGGGACATTCCGGGCGTTACCGCTAG